AGGCTTACGCAGTATTTGCGATCAATATGACAGCGTACTCATTTTTGACGAAGTCATGACAGGCTTTCGGGTAGCCAAAGGTGGGGCTCAGGCTTATTACCAAGTTACTCCAGATTTAACCACTTTAGGCAAAATTATCGGTGGCGGTATGCCCGTTGGTGCATTTGGTGGCAATCAAAAAATCATGTCGCACTTAGCACCAGAAGGACCGGTTTACCAAGCAGGTACATTATCTGGCAACCCTGTTGCTATGGCAGCAGGTCTAGCTACCTTGCAACAACTTGATCAGCCCGATTTTTATGAAAAATTAACAGCTACTACTAGCAAACTTACAACCGGCTTAATTACGCTCGCCAATCAGCAAGGCGTTCCTTTTACAACACAACAAGTAGGCGGTATGTTTGGCCTGTTTTTTACTGAAGACTCTCAAGTTACTAGTTTTCAGCAGGCCAGTAATTGCAACCTTGAACGATTTAAACGCTTTTTCCATGCCATGCTTGAACAAGGTGTATATCTAGCCCCTTCAGCTTTTGAAGCAGGCTTTGTTTCAATTACTCATACTGATGAAATAATTGAAAAAACCTTGAATGCAGCCAAAGCAGCTTTCGCAAAGCTGTTATAAAATACTAGGCCACACCTATAATTTCTTTGCGATAAACCCTACGCGGCTTATTTACGACAACTAGCAGACACTAGTCTGCTAGCTTGTTACACTAGCAAAGCCATTGTCGTCTGATAGATTTACTTTAATTGATTAAAAATTGAAAAAGGCCAGCTTCGTGAACTGCTTTTGCCAGCAACTTCGCATTTACTCCTCATCATTACGAGAGATGTATAATCAAGCTATTCGTCATTTGAGGCCTTCACCACCCCAGTTCCTTTCGCTAATTTTCTGTCAGCTTTTTTTGGTTATAAATATTGGTGTTGCTCATGCAGAGCACAACTCAAATCAAATAGGCATGCCAGAGAAATATGGCTTTAATCAGTTATTAATTCCCGCTTCAGAGCGCTGTCATATAGACCCAGAAACAGAAAATCTGCCAGCGGCAGTCGTTGCTTGTGAGCTAGCAGCCAGTAATGGTGACCCAGAAGCTCAGTACTTATTAGGCCACTTGTATTACCAAGGGGTTGTGGTTGATTTAGATCTTGAGCAAGCTAAATACTGGTTTGAACTGGCGTCATTGCAAGGACACAGCAAAGCTCAATACCAACTTGCCTTTATGTATTATCGAGGAGTTGGCATAAACCAAGACTATACCCAGGCTTATATCATGATGAAAATGGCGGCGGTAAATGGCTATAACGAAGCAATCAGTGTCAGTGATGAAATCAATAGCAAACTATCTCAGGAACAGCGAGCCCTAGCCTTTTATACCCTAAGCCGCATTTTTCAGATGTATGCAAACCAGCTGGAAACAGAAGAAAGTATACCTGCAAGCTCTCCGCTCCAATAAATCAATAAGCAACTTTTTAAAACCTAAGCTGATTTTACTTTTCGGCCAGTTGTTTCAGTAATTGTTTACGCGTTTTAACCATAGTGCGAAAGGTTCTAATCATTGACTCTCGGGAGCAACTATCAGTTGTCACAATCTGCTCAATGCGTTGCTCCAGCTCAGATATTTCTTGTTTTAGCTTTTCTGTCAGTTGCTGTACTTGATGTTCTCGCTCATCACTGGCTTTGAAAGTATAAACTTGATCTTGAAATACTTTCTCAAAATCGAACGACACACACACCATTGCTTGCTTCCCTGCTACAAAGTGACTGTATTATTTTTTGTACACGCACATATATCATTGTGCACATAATTTAAGTCACTTGACTAAAGACATTAGCTCCTTCTAATGTGAGATGCCTGCTTTATTTAGTCCGCTACAAACGACACCTTCAGGCAGCAATGAGGCCATGGTTAGTCCTTTTTACCTGGCACTGGGGGTAGCGGAAATTGGGCAATTTTCTCACCTTTCGCTTCACTAATTTTACTTACCCCTTCTTTAGTTACCTCATCAATTCTGATAACAGCCGTCATTGGAATATAGCTTCGTTTAACTCCTTCAAATTCAGTCTTGAGCTTTTCTTCGCTTGGATCAACCACCACTTGGGATCTTTCGCCAAAAACAAATTCCTCTACTTCAATAAAGCCATAAAGCTCACTTTGAAAGATTTGCCTTGCATAAACCTCATAGACATGACCTTGGTTAAAAAAAATAACCTTAAAAATCGTATTCGTCATATTGATTATCATCTGCCTTGAAGGTGAGACTACAGGCCTATCGCAGACCCTGTTTTTTGGTGGTGCAAGAATAGCAGAAACTCAAGCCTCATTACATTCTCTTAGTTTTGCCTTCCTAGCCAGCTAAGTCCCCAGTATCGTCTTTTATAAAGAAGAACCCCAACAAGCTGGCTACTATCTACAGTATGGTTTGCTGGTATCAGGATTTTAACAAATATTATCCACAGCTATAGGCAATAAGTACTCAGGCAGATATAATGCCCGGTCCGTAATTTTCAACCCTATTGCAATGCTTACTTACCCGCACTGCAAGTTAATATGTGAAGTTTATTAGGTGTCAATCGATGGCCAAAAAGCTTTTTATTAAAACCCATGGTTGCCAGATGAATGAGTATGATTCATCTCGCATGGCTGACTTATTGGGTGAAAGCCATGCGCTGGAGTTGACCGAAAACCCCGAAGAAGCTGATGTACTTTTGTTAAATACGTGCTCAATTAGAGAAAAAGCCCAAGAGAAAGTATTTCATCAGCTAGGCCGCTGGCGAGCCTTAAAAGATAAAAATCCTGATTTAGTCATTGGAGTCGGTGGCTGTGTTGCCAGCCAGGAAGGGAGTGCGATTCAAGATCGAGCCCCCTATGTGGATGTCATCTTTGGCCCCCAAACCCTGCACCGACTACCAGAAATGATTGAAACCAGCCAGGTACAACATGTACCGGTTGTTGATGTCACCTTCCCTGAAATTGAAAAGTTTGATCGCCTGCCAGACCCAAGTGTAGAAGGTGCCTCCGCTTTTGTTTCTATCATGGAAGGCTGCAGTAAATACTGCACTTTCTGTGTTGTGCCTTATACCCGTGGAGAAGAAGTCAGCCGGCCTTTTAATGATGTAATGGCTGAGTGCGTCCACCTTGCCGAACAAGGGGTGAGAGAAGTTAATTTATTGGGTCAAAATGTAAATGCTTATCAGGGGCTGAAAGATGATGGTGATACAGCCGATTTAGCAGAGCTGATTACCTATATCGCTGCAATTGATGGTATTGACCGGATTCGCTTTACTACCTCTCATCCAGTGGAATTTTCTGACAGTCTAATCAATGTCTATGCTGACGTACCTGAATTGGTAAGCCATTTACATTTGCCAGTACAAAGTGGCTCAGATCGAACTCTAGCTGCCATGAAACGTGGGCACACAGTATTGGAGTATAAATCCAAGCTACGTCGCCTAATGAAAATTCGCCCAGATATCAGCTTGTCTTCTGACTTTATTATTGGCTTCCCAGGCGAAACGGATAAAGACTTTGAAGCCACCATGAATCTGATTCAAGAGATTGGCTTTGATACTTCATTTAGTTTTATTTATAGCGCCAGACCAGGCACACCGGCTGCAGACCTGATAGACGACACCCCTGAAGAAACCAAAAAGCAACGCCTGCAAATTTTACAGCAGCGCATCAACCAAAATGCTCAAGCCATTAGCCGCCGAATGGTAGGCAGTCAGCAGAGAATTTTGGTAACTGGTTATTCAAAGAAAGACCCTGGCCAGCTTCAAGGCCGCACCGAAAACAACCGAGTGGTTAATTTTCATGCCACTGATCCTCAGTTGATTGGGAAGTTTGTTGATGTAATTATTACAGAAGCGCTTCCCAATTCGCTAAGAGGCGATATGGTAGGCTCTGAGCTGGATGACAGCACAACCATAAATTAGTAGTGGTTAGCTGACTGTTTCTTACTCTTAGATGGAATCGTTTAACAGCGATTCTCTAAGGGGAAACACAGTGCTTCCAAATTATAAAAGACAAACATAATAACAAACTTAGCACTCCATATAATCCGGAGTCATACATTGCCTTA
The sequence above is drawn from the Spartinivicinus poritis genome and encodes:
- a CDS encoding tetratricopeptide repeat protein, which translates into the protein MNCFCQQLRIYSSSLREMYNQAIRHLRPSPPQFLSLIFCQLFLVINIGVAHAEHNSNQIGMPEKYGFNQLLIPASERCHIDPETENLPAAVVACELAASNGDPEAQYLLGHLYYQGVVVDLDLEQAKYWFELASLQGHSKAQYQLAFMYYRGVGINQDYTQAYIMMKMAAVNGYNEAISVSDEINSKLSQEQRALAFYTLSRIFQMYANQLETEESIPASSPLQ
- a CDS encoding DUF1820 family protein → MTNTIFKVIFFNQGHVYEVYARQIFQSELYGFIEVEEFVFGERSQVVVDPSEEKLKTEFEGVKRSYIPMTAVIRIDEVTKEGVSKISEAKGEKIAQFPLPPVPGKKD
- the miaB gene encoding tRNA (N6-isopentenyl adenosine(37)-C2)-methylthiotransferase MiaB, giving the protein MAKKLFIKTHGCQMNEYDSSRMADLLGESHALELTENPEEADVLLLNTCSIREKAQEKVFHQLGRWRALKDKNPDLVIGVGGCVASQEGSAIQDRAPYVDVIFGPQTLHRLPEMIETSQVQHVPVVDVTFPEIEKFDRLPDPSVEGASAFVSIMEGCSKYCTFCVVPYTRGEEVSRPFNDVMAECVHLAEQGVREVNLLGQNVNAYQGLKDDGDTADLAELITYIAAIDGIDRIRFTTSHPVEFSDSLINVYADVPELVSHLHLPVQSGSDRTLAAMKRGHTVLEYKSKLRRLMKIRPDISLSSDFIIGFPGETDKDFEATMNLIQEIGFDTSFSFIYSARPGTPAADLIDDTPEETKKQRLQILQQRINQNAQAISRRMVGSQQRILVTGYSKKDPGQLQGRTENNRVVNFHATDPQLIGKFVDVIITEALPNSLRGDMVGSELDDSTTIN